A stretch of Magnetococcales bacterium DNA encodes these proteins:
- a CDS encoding nucleotide sugar dehydrogenase — protein MDWKKTLLQKIADRRAVVGIVGLGYVGLPLVFRFLEVGFRVVGFDVDERKVEMLHRGEGYIAHLDVSGLPAQATAGNFRATSDFSLASQVDAVLLCVPTPLNRNREPDLSFVMQSTLAVLPHMTPGSLLSLESTTYPGTTEELLRPAVEKRGFRIGEDFFLVFSPEREDPGNKGFSTHTIPKVCGGTTPACLEVGCALYSGVIEKVVPVSSTAAAEMTKILENTYRAVNIALVNELKMVADRMGLDIFEVIKAAATKPFGFAPFFPGPGLGGHCIPIDPFYLTWKAREYDINTRFIELAGEVNTSMPDYVIHKVIHALNHHRKPVKGSRILLLGIAYKKNVDDMRESPSLLLMERLLGLGAEVDYADPHVPSLRATRAYDFRKQSVAVGEDVSSYDCVLVATDHDLFDWDLICRKARLIVDARGRFVADGNRIWRA, from the coding sequence ATGGATTGGAAAAAGACGCTGTTGCAGAAGATCGCCGATCGCCGGGCGGTGGTGGGCATCGTCGGTCTCGGTTATGTGGGGTTGCCCCTGGTATTCCGGTTTCTCGAAGTGGGTTTCCGGGTCGTCGGCTTCGATGTGGACGAGCGCAAGGTGGAGATGCTGCACCGGGGAGAGGGCTACATTGCCCATCTGGATGTGTCGGGGCTGCCGGCCCAGGCGACTGCCGGGAACTTTCGGGCCACCAGCGACTTTTCCCTGGCTTCTCAGGTTGATGCCGTTCTGCTTTGCGTTCCCACGCCCCTGAATCGCAACCGGGAGCCGGATCTCTCCTTCGTGATGCAGTCCACCCTGGCGGTTCTGCCCCACATGACACCGGGCAGTCTGCTCTCCCTGGAAAGCACCACCTATCCGGGCACCACGGAGGAGTTGTTGCGCCCGGCGGTGGAAAAACGGGGTTTTCGCATCGGGGAGGACTTTTTCCTGGTTTTCTCTCCTGAAAGGGAGGATCCGGGCAATAAGGGATTTTCCACCCATACCATTCCCAAGGTCTGCGGGGGAACCACTCCGGCCTGTCTGGAGGTGGGGTGCGCTCTCTATTCCGGGGTGATCGAGAAGGTGGTGCCGGTCTCTTCCACAGCGGCGGCGGAGATGACCAAGATTCTGGAAAATACCTATCGTGCGGTCAATATCGCCCTGGTCAACGAGTTGAAAATGGTGGCGGACCGCATGGGGCTGGATATCTTCGAGGTGATCAAGGCGGCGGCGACCAAGCCCTTCGGCTTTGCCCCCTTCTTCCCCGGACCGGGTCTGGGTGGGCATTGCATTCCCATCGATCCCTTCTATCTGACCTGGAAGGCCAGGGAATACGACATCAACACCCGGTTCATCGAACTGGCCGGAGAGGTCAATACCTCGATGCCGGATTATGTGATTCACAAGGTGATACACGCCTTGAATCACCACCGCAAGCCGGTCAAAGGCAGCCGTATTCTGCTGTTGGGCATTGCCTACAAAAAGAACGTCGACGATATGCGGGAGTCGCCCAGCCTGTTGCTGATGGAGCGGCTTCTGGGATTGGGAGCGGAGGTGGATTATGCCGATCCCCACGTTCCCTCGCTGCGGGCGACGCGGGCTTATGATTTTCGCAAACAGTCCGTGGCGGTCGGGGAGGATGTTTCCAGCTATGACTGTGTGCTGGTGGCCACCGATCATGACCTGTTCGACTGGGATTTGATCTGTCGGAAAGCCAGGCTGATCGTGGATGCGCGGGGACGCTTCGTCGCGGACGGAAATCGCATCTGGCGGGCCTGA
- a CDS encoding adenylosuccinate synthase, protein MANVVVVGSQWGDEGKGKIVDLLTRKAQVVVRFQGGHNAGHTLVIDGKKYILHLIPSGILHAGTTCIIGNGVVLDPLALLDEIKELAHMGVSVSGSSLKISPLTNLILPYHQALDLAREKRKGKGKIGTTGRGIGPAYEDKVARRGIRVGDLFNRELFETKLRENLAFHNFMLENYFNAETFQFEAVRNDYLRMGESLAPYVDDVSLYLDRAMQAGQSILFEGAQGTMLDVEHGTYPYVTSSTTVSANAASGSGVGPGRVGYVLGIFKAYTTRVGGGPFPTELHDDIGAHLSRVGHEFGATTGRARRCGWFDAVVARHAARVNGLDGVVVTKLDVFDGLERLSICTGYTRNGQRLDTVPSDISVLEQCVPIYEEMPGWSGTTQGCASMEQLPVEARNYLSRLEELVGVPVVIVSTGQDRRDTIVLRDPFEG, encoded by the coding sequence ATGGCGAACGTGGTGGTAGTCGGGAGTCAGTGGGGAGACGAGGGAAAGGGCAAGATTGTCGATTTGTTGACCCGAAAGGCGCAGGTGGTGGTGCGTTTTCAGGGTGGACATAATGCAGGCCATACTCTGGTGATAGATGGAAAGAAATATATCCTCCATCTGATACCTTCCGGTATTTTACATGCCGGAACGACCTGTATTATCGGGAACGGGGTTGTCCTGGATCCCCTGGCCCTTCTTGACGAGATCAAGGAGTTGGCCCATATGGGCGTCTCCGTCAGTGGCTCCAGCCTGAAGATCTCTCCCCTGACCAATCTGATCCTTCCCTATCATCAGGCCCTCGATCTGGCCCGGGAAAAACGCAAGGGCAAGGGCAAAATCGGCACCACCGGGCGTGGCATCGGACCGGCCTACGAAGACAAGGTGGCCCGTCGTGGCATCCGGGTGGGCGATCTGTTCAATCGGGAACTCTTCGAGACCAAGCTGAGAGAGAATCTGGCCTTCCACAACTTCATGCTGGAAAACTACTTCAACGCGGAAACCTTCCAGTTCGAGGCCGTGCGCAACGATTATCTGCGCATGGGGGAGAGTCTGGCCCCCTATGTGGACGATGTCAGTCTCTATCTGGATCGTGCCATGCAGGCGGGGCAGTCGATTCTTTTCGAAGGGGCCCAGGGAACCATGCTCGATGTGGAACATGGAACCTATCCCTACGTGACCTCTTCCACCACCGTATCGGCCAATGCGGCCAGCGGTTCCGGGGTAGGGCCCGGACGGGTCGGTTACGTGTTGGGTATTTTCAAGGCCTATACCACGCGAGTGGGCGGTGGTCCCTTCCCTACGGAACTGCATGACGATATCGGGGCCCATTTGAGTCGGGTCGGTCATGAGTTCGGTGCGACCACGGGTCGGGCCAGGCGGTGTGGGTGGTTTGACGCCGTGGTGGCCCGCCATGCGGCTCGGGTCAACGGTCTGGACGGGGTTGTGGTCACCAAGCTCGATGTCTTCGATGGCCTGGAGCGGCTCTCCATCTGTACCGGTTATACCCGAAACGGCCAGCGACTGGATACGGTGCCCAGCGATATCTCCGTGCTGGAACAGTGCGTTCCGATTTACGAAGAGATGCCCGGTTGGTCGGGAACCACCCAGGGTTGCGCCTCGATGGAACAACTGCCGGTAGAGGCCCGCAACTACCTTTCCCGGCTCGAAGAGTTGGTGGGGGTTCCGGTGGTGATTGTCTCCACCGGCCAGGATCGGCGGGATACCATCGTTTTGAGAGACCCCTTCGAAGGCTGA
- a CDS encoding ankyrin repeat domain-containing protein — protein sequence MNKSILASSLIAGLLLTGPGLGLASPAAFSASEGHKLSLATLDGNLPEIRRLLGSGLLPDTVGIANMTPLMWAAEEGNRSMITLLLDAGASPKARNAQGWTALHLAAQEGYGEIVDILLSKGAVVDGATRQGVTPLDLAVRYGRLPVATRLLALGASVNRTDVQGRSPLALAATNGDWRMVNLLLAHGAKVDSTDRRGNTPLLLATEQGHDETVTILLRAGARVNQVDRNGSTPLTLAAQRGYTQIVSALLTWGASVNSADEDGWTPLLHAALRDQLDSVRLLLQANAEVGVRDRKGNSLWDHLRGKATRLGNGVARLIAAHSGQPVAEPNT from the coding sequence ATGAACAAATCAATTCTCGCTTCCTCCCTGATCGCCGGTTTATTGTTGACCGGTCCCGGCCTCGGCCTTGCTTCCCCGGCAGCTTTTTCCGCCTCCGAAGGGCATAAACTTTCCCTGGCCACTCTCGACGGCAATCTCCCCGAAATCCGTCGCCTGCTCGGGAGTGGCCTGCTGCCGGACACTGTCGGCATCGCCAACATGACCCCTCTGATGTGGGCCGCCGAAGAGGGCAACCGGTCGATGATCACCCTGCTTCTCGACGCCGGCGCCAGCCCGAAGGCCCGAAACGCCCAGGGATGGACAGCCCTGCACCTGGCGGCTCAGGAGGGTTACGGCGAAATCGTCGATATCCTTCTGTCCAAGGGGGCCGTGGTGGACGGCGCCACACGTCAGGGTGTCACCCCTCTCGACCTGGCGGTTCGGTACGGACGGCTTCCGGTAGCCACCCGCCTGCTGGCACTTGGCGCCTCGGTCAATCGCACCGATGTCCAAGGGCGATCTCCCCTGGCCTTGGCTGCCACCAACGGAGACTGGCGCATGGTCAACCTGCTTCTCGCTCATGGAGCCAAGGTTGATTCGACTGACCGGCGCGGCAACACTCCCCTTCTTCTTGCAACCGAACAGGGACACGACGAAACCGTGACGATTCTGCTTCGTGCAGGCGCCAGGGTGAACCAGGTGGACCGAAACGGCTCGACCCCTCTGACTCTGGCCGCCCAAAGGGGCTACACCCAAATCGTTTCGGCCTTGCTGACCTGGGGCGCTTCGGTGAATTCAGCGGACGAAGACGGCTGGACCCCTCTCCTGCACGCCGCCTTGAGGGACCAACTGGACAGCGTGCGCCTGTTGTTGCAGGCCAATGCGGAGGTGGGCGTTCGGGATCGGAAGGGAAATTCGCTGTGGGACCATCTGCGCGGTAAGGCCACTCGGCTCGGCAACGGCGTCGCCCGACTGATCGCGGCCCACTCCGGCCAACCGGTGGCAGAGCCGAACACATGA
- the mshL gene encoding pilus (MSHA type) biogenesis protein MshL: protein MRSRWVLIGLMLATGVMAGCESVPKDTPTTLSNLKATHQELSKSDESSKGVLQEVVSDVKNVAALPIREDTHKALVSQDEYFENRVGALRRDLEKGGAQPPMPEPVAPSFNPLEGVTISLEMDREDVRHVFQALAKMTSMNLLLQPDMLQNPPIVSVSFHNTDAAQVFQYLLELADLDGSVNGNVLRVGLMKEATLDLDFLESNIQSSFTVGGDVMGAGGNATGGNQPLSGKFTITGSGPQNNNPYSVVETIVAGVVQGKGTFNINRMSGTLYLRARPSVVKTVTSLINRYKDVLNRQILIEARIMEVQLGDAFSAGVDWVALRNNLALAYGASRSVTLGGAIPLTADGILKQGGSTTAPTITVGTSTATAGATAAYAFATGTAVVNLLKTYGNVQVLSNPSLRAKHGQPSMISVGQTSTYVRNQKVTINGTGTNVQVTSDVTTDTVFNGLVIGVVPFIGDDGTINLSIHPIQSAVDSASLVPQDVGGAGTGKVSLVQVDLKELSTTLQLRNNDTVLLGGLIDKGKSTSRSGVPILSEIPFFGRVFTNNSEREASRELVLMLKVSIL, encoded by the coding sequence ATGAGATCACGTTGGGTCCTGATTGGTCTGATGCTGGCTACTGGGGTGATGGCCGGATGCGAATCCGTTCCCAAAGACACCCCTACCACCTTGTCCAACCTGAAGGCGACCCATCAGGAGCTGTCCAAGTCGGACGAGTCCAGTAAGGGAGTGCTCCAAGAGGTTGTCAGCGATGTCAAGAACGTGGCGGCGCTTCCCATCCGGGAGGATACCCACAAGGCACTCGTCAGTCAGGATGAGTACTTCGAAAACCGCGTGGGAGCCCTGAGGCGGGATCTGGAAAAAGGTGGTGCCCAGCCGCCTATGCCGGAACCGGTTGCACCCTCCTTCAATCCTCTGGAAGGAGTGACCATCTCCTTGGAAATGGACCGGGAGGACGTGCGTCACGTCTTCCAGGCATTGGCCAAGATGACCAGCATGAACCTGTTGCTGCAGCCGGATATGCTGCAGAATCCGCCCATCGTCAGCGTCAGTTTCCATAACACGGATGCCGCTCAGGTGTTCCAGTATCTTCTGGAGTTGGCGGACCTGGACGGGTCGGTGAACGGCAACGTGTTGCGGGTTGGCCTGATGAAGGAGGCCACCCTTGACCTGGACTTCCTGGAGTCCAACATACAATCCAGCTTCACCGTCGGCGGTGATGTGATGGGAGCCGGTGGCAATGCCACGGGGGGTAACCAACCCTTGTCGGGCAAGTTTACGATTACCGGTTCCGGTCCCCAGAACAACAATCCCTATTCTGTGGTTGAAACTATAGTCGCCGGTGTTGTCCAGGGTAAGGGAACCTTCAACATCAACCGCATGTCGGGTACCCTCTATTTGCGTGCCCGACCCTCCGTGGTCAAAACGGTGACCAGTTTGATCAATCGCTATAAGGATGTGCTGAACCGGCAGATTCTTATAGAAGCCCGGATCATGGAGGTGCAGCTTGGTGACGCCTTCTCGGCCGGTGTGGACTGGGTGGCGTTGCGCAACAATCTGGCCCTGGCGTATGGAGCCAGCCGGAGTGTAACCCTCGGTGGAGCGATTCCTCTTACGGCAGACGGCATTCTGAAACAGGGGGGCAGTACGACGGCACCGACCATCACGGTGGGGACAAGCACTGCAACTGCCGGGGCCACCGCTGCCTACGCTTTTGCAACCGGCACCGCCGTTGTTAATTTGCTCAAGACTTATGGCAACGTGCAGGTTCTTTCCAATCCCAGTTTGCGCGCCAAACACGGCCAGCCCTCTATGATCAGCGTTGGGCAGACCTCGACCTATGTGCGCAACCAGAAAGTGACCATCAACGGCACAGGGACCAATGTCCAGGTTACCTCGGACGTGACAACGGATACGGTATTCAACGGCTTGGTGATCGGCGTGGTTCCTTTCATCGGAGATGACGGCACCATCAATCTCAGTATCCACCCCATTCAGAGCGCGGTGGATTCGGCTTCGCTTGTTCCCCAGGACGTCGGAGGGGCTGGGACTGGAAAAGTCTCCCTGGTTCAGGTCGACCTCAAGGAGCTGAGTACCACGTTGCAGTTGCGCAACAACGATACGGTCCTGCTGGGCGGGTTGATTGATAAGGGTAAATCGACTTCCCGTTCGGGGGTGCCCATTCTTTCGGAAATTCCGTTTTTCGGGCGTGTTTTCACCAACAATTCGGAACGCGAAGCCTCCCGTGAATTGGTCCTCATGCTGAAGGTATCGATTCTATGA